The proteins below come from a single Portunus trituberculatus isolate SZX2019 chromosome 34, ASM1759143v1, whole genome shotgun sequence genomic window:
- the LOC123512589 gene encoding RNA-binding protein lark-like isoform X2: MYRLATTALPQSVMLPQSCTATPSLQTASTPASAMPVRGNTFKIFVGNLSDRATGQDIRELFEAHGTVVEADVVKNYGFVHMEKEDEGQAAIEALNGHSLHGKPMVVEASTGARKGGNQKTKIFVGNLHKDSKLEELKSLFEVYGNVVEADILTNYAFVHMDDEAQAQRAIRELDGYELHGLRLRVQESTSRVRQQAGMGNPDMCYRCGSGGHWSKECPRDGRLGGSRYPDRERGRGFGSRYDPYPPPPPPSYARERMMRYRDDFDRFERYDRYYDEGLYERRYGDHPPPPPPILDDLYERRLPPLPPPPHPDYMRYGRRSPPPRYPPPPPPMRGLSRCVAESR, encoded by the exons ATGTACAGACTGGCCACCACTGCCTTGCCACAGTCTGTAATGCTTCCTCAGTCTTGCACAGCTACTCCTTCCCTACAAACAGCCAGCACA CCAGCCAGCGCCATGCCCGTCCGAGGGAACACCTTCAAGATATTTGTGGGGAACCTAAGTGACCGTGCGACAGGCCAAGACATCCGGGAGCTGTTTGAAGCTCACGGAACGGTGGTGGAAGCTGATGTGGTGAAGAATTATGGCTTCGTGCAcatggaaaaggaggacgaggggcAGGCCGCCATCGAAGCCCTCAATGGTCACTCCCTCCATGGCAAG CCGATGGTGGTTGAGGCCTCGACTGGCGCCAGGAAGGGAGGCAACCAGAAGACCAAGATTTTTGTTGGCAATTTACACAAAGACTCGAAACTTGAGGAGCTGAAGAGCCTGTTTGAGGTGTACGGCAATGTGGTGGAGGCCGACATCCTCACCAACTATGCCTTTGTT CACATGGATGATGAAGCACAAGCCCAGCGTGCAATCCGTGAACTGGATGGCTATGAGTTACATGGCCTGCGTCTCCGTGTGCAAGAGTCCACCTCCCGCGTCAGGCAACAGGCAGGAATGGGCAACCCCGACATGTGCTACCGCTGTGGCTCAGGGGGGCACTGGTCAAAGGAGTGCCCCAGGGATGGCCGCCTTGGAGGGTCCCGCTATCCTGACCGCGAGAGAGGGCGAGGGTTTGGCAGCCGTTATGACCCTtacccgccgccaccaccacccagctaTGCAAGGGAGAGGATGATGAGatacagg GACGACTTTGACCGCTTTGAACGTTACGATCGCTACTATGACGAGGGTCTGTACGAGCGTCGGTACGGGGACCATCCTCCCCCGCCGCCCCCGATCCTGGACGACCTTTACGAGCGCCGCCTCCCCCCCttgcccccaccaccacaccccgaCTACATGCGCTATGGCAGACGCTCGCCCCCGCCAag gtacccgccgccgccgcctccaatGCGTGG GCTCTCCAGGTGTGTGGCAGAGTCCAGGTAG
- the LOC123512589 gene encoding RNA-binding protein lark-like isoform X1 gives MYRLATTALPQSVMLPQSCTATPSLQTASTPASAMPVRGNTFKIFVGNLSDRATGQDIRELFEAHGTVVEADVVKNYGFVHMEKEDEGQAAIEALNGHSLHGKPMVVEASTGARKGGNQKTKIFVGNLHKDSKLEELKSLFEVYGNVVEADILTNYAFVHMDDEAQAQRAIRELDGYELHGLRLRVQESTSRVRQQAGMGNPDMCYRCGSGGHWSKECPRDGRLGGSRYPDRERGRGFGSRYDPYPPPPPPSYARERMMRYRDDFDRFERYDRYYDEGLYERRYGDHPPPPPPILDDLYERRLPPLPPPPHPDYMRYGRRSPPPRYPPPPPPMRGYGPPDRRPY, from the exons ATGTACAGACTGGCCACCACTGCCTTGCCACAGTCTGTAATGCTTCCTCAGTCTTGCACAGCTACTCCTTCCCTACAAACAGCCAGCACA CCAGCCAGCGCCATGCCCGTCCGAGGGAACACCTTCAAGATATTTGTGGGGAACCTAAGTGACCGTGCGACAGGCCAAGACATCCGGGAGCTGTTTGAAGCTCACGGAACGGTGGTGGAAGCTGATGTGGTGAAGAATTATGGCTTCGTGCAcatggaaaaggaggacgaggggcAGGCCGCCATCGAAGCCCTCAATGGTCACTCCCTCCATGGCAAG CCGATGGTGGTTGAGGCCTCGACTGGCGCCAGGAAGGGAGGCAACCAGAAGACCAAGATTTTTGTTGGCAATTTACACAAAGACTCGAAACTTGAGGAGCTGAAGAGCCTGTTTGAGGTGTACGGCAATGTGGTGGAGGCCGACATCCTCACCAACTATGCCTTTGTT CACATGGATGATGAAGCACAAGCCCAGCGTGCAATCCGTGAACTGGATGGCTATGAGTTACATGGCCTGCGTCTCCGTGTGCAAGAGTCCACCTCCCGCGTCAGGCAACAGGCAGGAATGGGCAACCCCGACATGTGCTACCGCTGTGGCTCAGGGGGGCACTGGTCAAAGGAGTGCCCCAGGGATGGCCGCCTTGGAGGGTCCCGCTATCCTGACCGCGAGAGAGGGCGAGGGTTTGGCAGCCGTTATGACCCTtacccgccgccaccaccacccagctaTGCAAGGGAGAGGATGATGAGatacagg GACGACTTTGACCGCTTTGAACGTTACGATCGCTACTATGACGAGGGTCTGTACGAGCGTCGGTACGGGGACCATCCTCCCCCGCCGCCCCCGATCCTGGACGACCTTTACGAGCGCCGCCTCCCCCCCttgcccccaccaccacaccccgaCTACATGCGCTATGGCAGACGCTCGCCCCCGCCAag gtacccgccgccgccgcctccaatGCGTGG TTACGGCCCGCCGGACCGCCGGCCGTACTAA
- the LOC123512589 gene encoding RNA-binding protein lark-like isoform X3: MPVRGNTFKIFVGNLSDRATGQDIRELFEAHGTVVEADVVKNYGFVHMEKEDEGQAAIEALNGHSLHGKPMVVEASTGARKGGNQKTKIFVGNLHKDSKLEELKSLFEVYGNVVEADILTNYAFVHMDDEAQAQRAIRELDGYELHGLRLRVQESTSRVRQQAGMGNPDMCYRCGSGGHWSKECPRDGRLGGSRYPDRERGRGFGSRYDPYPPPPPPSYARERMMRYRDDFDRFERYDRYYDEGLYERRYGDHPPPPPPILDDLYERRLPPLPPPPHPDYMRYGRRSPPPRYPPPPPPMRGYGPPDRRPY; the protein is encoded by the exons ATGCCCGTCCGAGGGAACACCTTCAAGATATTTGTGGGGAACCTAAGTGACCGTGCGACAGGCCAAGACATCCGGGAGCTGTTTGAAGCTCACGGAACGGTGGTGGAAGCTGATGTGGTGAAGAATTATGGCTTCGTGCAcatggaaaaggaggacgaggggcAGGCCGCCATCGAAGCCCTCAATGGTCACTCCCTCCATGGCAAG CCGATGGTGGTTGAGGCCTCGACTGGCGCCAGGAAGGGAGGCAACCAGAAGACCAAGATTTTTGTTGGCAATTTACACAAAGACTCGAAACTTGAGGAGCTGAAGAGCCTGTTTGAGGTGTACGGCAATGTGGTGGAGGCCGACATCCTCACCAACTATGCCTTTGTT CACATGGATGATGAAGCACAAGCCCAGCGTGCAATCCGTGAACTGGATGGCTATGAGTTACATGGCCTGCGTCTCCGTGTGCAAGAGTCCACCTCCCGCGTCAGGCAACAGGCAGGAATGGGCAACCCCGACATGTGCTACCGCTGTGGCTCAGGGGGGCACTGGTCAAAGGAGTGCCCCAGGGATGGCCGCCTTGGAGGGTCCCGCTATCCTGACCGCGAGAGAGGGCGAGGGTTTGGCAGCCGTTATGACCCTtacccgccgccaccaccacccagctaTGCAAGGGAGAGGATGATGAGatacagg GACGACTTTGACCGCTTTGAACGTTACGATCGCTACTATGACGAGGGTCTGTACGAGCGTCGGTACGGGGACCATCCTCCCCCGCCGCCCCCGATCCTGGACGACCTTTACGAGCGCCGCCTCCCCCCCttgcccccaccaccacaccccgaCTACATGCGCTATGGCAGACGCTCGCCCCCGCCAag gtacccgccgccgccgcctccaatGCGTGG TTACGGCCCGCCGGACCGCCGGCCGTACTAA